The Toxorhynchites rutilus septentrionalis strain SRP chromosome 1, ASM2978413v1, whole genome shotgun sequence genome contains the following window.
CTGTCGGCGAGCCACCGTTTCCTGGGAGTGCTACCGGGACCAGTATGGCTCCCTAATCGGTTCGCCAAAACTCGTTCCCGCGACAGAGCTGCTGGTCCGCAACAGCATCATCCAGTGTGCCAAAATCCTCAACATCGCGGAGTTGGACTTCGAGAGCTTCATCAAGAGTGGCTTCCTGCTGTCGGACCGATCCCGCTGTCTGTTCCGGTGCTCTGTGGTGCGGTTGGGTCTGTTCAACGATATCAGCGGACCCGATCTGGACCGGCTGTACGTGCAGAGCGGAGGTGGATGTGGAGGCACCGAGGAGGAAAAGTTCAAGAAGGATGCCAGCCAATGTGTGGCAAAACTGCGCGACAAGTGTCTCGATAATTGTACGCTTGCCACCCGTGCCGCAAACGATTGCTTCGAACGGGGTTCGGGTGCGTTGAATATCATTCTCAGATCCCTGTTGCGGATTGTCATTCCACTTATCATGAGTTGATCATAGTTGCTGTTGATTGTTAAAACTTTTTCGTTCATAAgtgatataaataaaatttgttgaaaaaaaagtcacaggaggattgtgtccgag
Protein-coding sequences here:
- the LOC129773205 gene encoding general odorant-binding protein 45-like, which codes for MKPREPFPLNLAMNGNLKLVIVGVGLVSTAAVAVSPRHKPALKSLQRAQKECKQYLHLPTDDDTEGDCEQRCVQLVLRSWNDSSGLSHLPYSRHFKPDCDDKCYPNRTAYCLRTELEHVPSCDACRRATVSWECYRDQYGSLIGSPKLVPATELLVRNSIIQCAKILNIAELDFESFIKSGFLLSDRSRCLFRCSVVRLGLFNDISGPDLDRLYVQSGGGCGGTEEEKFKKDASQCVAKLRDKCLDNCTLATRAANDCFERGSGALNIILRSLLRIVIPLIMS